From a region of the Pseudoclavibacter endophyticus genome:
- a CDS encoding nucleotidyltransferase family protein → MSASGNGQDSGAGNVGPGGMPWSGAASGPGAASSPGVASETGAVASETGAVAAAIVLAGGRASRLGGTSKVLLRIHGRPALARVIDALIAAHRSSIAVVGPADEVVAALRHDPATSGGGTAGDDERRSVVRVAIEEDRFGGPAVAVAAGVAELLDAGVPGDALVDLLPCDLVRPADVVAALDAALEAPSDEGRGAASSLSAASHDAGADGVMLVDEDGREQWLATRIRLDALNSALAGVEAGEPLRGRLGGLRLSRHAVGANVTPDIDTPSDVAAYGAVVHLGNGPLCL, encoded by the coding sequence ATGAGCGCGAGCGGGAATGGGCAGGACAGCGGTGCGGGCAACGTCGGGCCGGGCGGTATGCCCTGGTCGGGGGCCGCTTCCGGTCCGGGCGCCGCGTCCAGTCCGGGCGTCGCTTCCGAGACGGGGGCCGTCGCTTCCGAGACGGGGGCCGTCGCCGCCGCGATCGTGCTCGCCGGCGGGCGGGCCTCGCGACTCGGTGGAACGTCGAAGGTGCTGCTGCGCATCCACGGCAGGCCGGCCCTCGCGCGCGTGATCGACGCGCTCATCGCCGCGCATCGGTCGAGCATCGCGGTCGTCGGCCCGGCGGACGAGGTCGTCGCGGCGTTGCGGCACGATCCTGCGACGTCCGGTGGCGGAACAGCCGGCGACGACGAGCGCCGGAGCGTCGTGCGCGTCGCGATCGAGGAAGACCGGTTCGGGGGACCGGCGGTGGCGGTGGCCGCCGGGGTGGCCGAGCTGCTCGATGCCGGGGTGCCAGGTGACGCTCTCGTCGACCTGCTGCCGTGCGACCTCGTGCGGCCCGCCGACGTGGTCGCGGCGCTCGACGCGGCTTTGGAGGCGCCGAGCGACGAAGGGCGGGGCGCCGCGTCATCACTCTCGGCAGCGTCCCATGATGCAGGCGCCGATGGCGTCATGCTCGTCGACGAAGACGGCCGCGAGCAGTGGCTGGCCACACGCATCCGGCTCGATGCCCTGAACTCGGCCCTCGCTGGCGTTGAGGCTGGCGAGCCGTTGCGCGGCCGCCTCGGTGGCCTCCGCCTTTCGAGACACGCCGTCGGCGCGAACGTCACCCCGGATATTGATACGCCATCAGACGTGGCGGCGTACGGTGCTGTCGTGCACCTCGGCAACGGGCCGTTGTGCCTCTGA
- a CDS encoding DUF6457 domain-containing protein, whose product MPPELEPWISELAPRLGLTGDDVPTQAVLDIARDVAHGAVRPGAPVSTFMVGLALGRGDLGSPEAGVEAVGEALAAWEQRAQGDGNGSDRNGGKDSERDATSAESSASDAERGVAYDEAGVAEGETRIADGKADAGDTASAGITDGRTEAGGGDRGDVEEADAAGVVGDLDGGAA is encoded by the coding sequence ATGCCCCCAGAACTCGAACCCTGGATCAGCGAGCTCGCTCCGCGTCTCGGCCTCACGGGTGATGACGTGCCGACGCAGGCGGTCCTCGACATCGCTCGCGATGTCGCGCACGGTGCCGTGCGCCCAGGCGCCCCCGTCTCGACGTTCATGGTCGGCCTCGCGCTCGGCCGCGGTGATCTCGGCTCACCGGAGGCCGGCGTCGAAGCAGTCGGCGAGGCGCTCGCGGCGTGGGAGCAGCGCGCCCAGGGCGACGGGAACGGCAGCGACCGGAACGGCGGCAAAGACAGCGAACGCGACGCCACCAGCGCTGAGAGCAGCGCGTCCGACGCCGAGCGTGGTGTCGCATACGACGAGGCCGGCGTGGCCGAAGGCGAGACGCGGATCGCCGACGGGAAGGCCGACGCCGGCGACACCGCTTCTGCGGGCATTACCGACGGGCGCACCGAGGCCGGCGGCGGTGACAGGGGTGACGTCGAAGAGGCCGACGCCGCTGGGGTCGTCGGCGACCTTGACGGCGGAGCCGCATGA
- a CDS encoding MoaD/ThiS family protein — translation MITVRFFAAAADAAGTESLELDASGLESVGAVAEQLADRFGGELRRVIDRSSFLLNGERVETVHSIAPGDAIDVLPPFAGG, via the coding sequence ATGATCACCGTCCGCTTCTTCGCCGCCGCGGCGGACGCGGCCGGCACGGAGAGCCTCGAACTGGATGCGTCGGGGCTCGAGAGCGTCGGCGCCGTCGCCGAGCAACTGGCCGATCGCTTCGGGGGCGAGCTTCGCCGCGTCATCGATCGCAGTTCGTTTCTGCTCAACGGCGAGCGCGTCGAAACGGTGCATTCCATTGCGCCGGGTGACGCGATCGACGTGCTGCCGCCGTTCGCGGGCGGCTAG